Below is a window of Methylosinus sp. PW1 DNA.
CCTCCTTGTCGGCAAATGTTTCTCCACGCCGCAGCACCGCCCAGGAGATCCGCGCCAGCTTGTTGGCAAAGGCGACGACCGCGACATTCTGATGCACGCGGGCGAGCAGCGTCGTCAGCCACCGCCCGAGCGACGTGTCGCGTTTGGCGACATGGGGGAGCGCCGCCCGCGCGCCATGGATGAGTTGCCTGCGCAAATATCGGTTGCCCCGCTTGCTGATCCCGAGCAGTTTCGGCTTGCCCCCCGTCGTCGCCTGACGGGGGACCAGGCCGAGCCAGGCCGCAAGATCGCGACCATGCTCGAACGTCTCGGCCTTTCCGATCGCCGCCAACAAGGCCGAAGCGATCAGGGCGCCGACGCCCGGTATTGTCGCCAGTCGCCGGGCGTCCTCGTTCTCTTTGGCGAAAGCCGTGAACTCCGCGTCGAAGGCGGCGATGCGCTTGTCCAGCTCGCGCCATTGCGTGCGAGCGTCGTCGACGAGCCTGTACATCCGGTCGCTCAAAGTGTGTCGGCCCCCTTCGTCCAGCATGACGGCGAGATAATCCGCGAGATGACGTTTACCCTTGGGAACGACGATTCCGCGCTCCAGAAGGATCGCCCGCAGTTGGTTGATCAGCGCCGTCCGTTCGCCGACCAGTCGGTCGCGAGACCGATGCAACGTCTGGATGTCGAGCTGATCCTGCGTTTTCAGTTCCACAAAGCGCATGGTCGGCCGCGTCGCCGCCTCGGCGATCCCTTCAGCGTCGCGATCGTCGTTCTTCTGCGCTTTCACATAGGGGCGAACATATTCGGGCGACATCAGCCGAACCTCGTGGCCATGAGCCGCGAAGACCCGCCCCAGATGATGAGCGCCGCAGCACGCTTCCATCGCGACGACACAGGCCGGCAGCTTCGCTGCCAAGCCGATCAGCGTCTCCCGCGTCGCCCGCCGCCGCATGACCACCGTCCCGGCCGCGTCGAAGCCAACGAGACTGCAAATATTCTTGCCGATGTCGATCCCGAGCACGGAAACCTTCGTCTTCATGACCAATCCCTCCGTTCTATCGCCGGCGAGCCTACTACGCCGGAAGGAGGGGCGGGCCATTCCATAAAAGCTCGGTCTCGACAATTACGCGGCGATTGCGACGAATTCGCAGCGGCCTCACTCGGCGTCGAGGCCGTAGAGCGAATGCAGCGTGCGGACGGCGAGCTCCGTATAGGCGGCGTCGATCAGCACGGAGAATTTGATCTCCGAAGTGGTGATGGCGCGAATGTTCACGCCCTTCTCGGCCAGCGCCTTGAAGGCGCGGGCGGCGACGCCGGCGTGGCTGCGCATGCCGATGCCGATGGCCGAGACCTTCGCCACATCCTTGGCCCCGGTCAGCCCGGCATAGCCGATCGAGGACTTGGCCTTCTCGAGAATGGAGAGACAGCGCTCATATTCGGCGGCCGGGACGGTGAAGGTCATGTCGGTCATGGTCGCGTCGGAGGCGACCTGCACGATCATGTCGACATTGACGCCGGCCTCGGCCAGCGGCACGAAGACCGCGGCCGCCACGCCGGGCTTGTCGGCGACGCCGCGAAGGGTGATCTGCGCCTCGTCACGCGAGAAGGCGATGCCGGTCACGACCTGGGCTTCCACAATATCCTCCTCTTTGCAGATCAGCGTGCCGCTGTTGGGACGGGCCGGATCGTCGAAGGACGAGCGGACGAAGGTGCGGACGCCATGCACCATGGCCACCTCCACCGAGCGCACCTGCAGCACCTTGGCGCCGAGCGAGGCCATCTCCAGCATCTCCTCGAAGGCGATGCGCTCCATGCGCCGCGCCTTGGGAACGACGCGGGGGTCGGTGGTGTAGACGCCGTCGACATCCGTATAAATGTCGCAGCGATCCGCCTCGATCGCGGCGGCGACGGCGACGGCGCTGGTGTCCGAGCCGCCGCGGCCGAGCGTGGTGATGCGGCCGCTCGGCTGGTGAATTCCCTGGAATCCGGCGATGACGGCGACCTCGCCGCGATCGAAGCCGGCGCGCAGAGCGGAGCCGTCGATCGACTGGATGCGGGCCGAGCCATGAGCGTCGCTGGTCAGGATAGGAATTTGCCATCCCTGCCAGGAGCGCGCCGCAAGGCCGATATTCTGCAAGGCGATGGCGAGCAAGCCGGCCGTCACCTGCTCGCCGGAGGCGACGACGGCGTCATATTCGCGCTGATCGTGCAGAGCGGCGGCGTCCTTGCACCAGGCGACCAGCTCATTGGTCTTGCCGGACATGGCCGAGACCACGACGGCGACCTTGTAGCCCGCCTCCACCTCGCGCTTCACATGGAGCGCGACATTGCGGATGCGTTCCACATTGGCGACCGAGGTGCCGCCGAATTTCATCACCAGACGAGCCATGACCGACCTAGATTGGAAACACGGGCCCGGCTCGGGGCGAGCCGGATGGCCGCTCGCATCCGACCAAAAGCGGGCGTATATGTGACGCCCCCGTCGCCGGTGTCAACGCCGCGGCGGGGACTGGACCAAGCCCCCGCCCCCTCATGCTGAGGAGCGCCTGAAAAGGCGCGTCTTTAAAGCACGAGGGCTCCAGAAGGCGGGGATGACGGCTTCCTCGTCCTTCGAGACGCCCACTGCGTGGGCTCCTCAGGATGAGGAAACCTTCTTCGAACAGTTCGGCGCCCCGAGAGGCCGATGAGAGAGGACAAGCGTGCCGCAGCATCATGACCGCCCCCATTCCGCCAGCGTCGACCCGAAAGACGTCGACCGTTTCGACCGGCTCGGCGAGCTGTGGTGGGACGCCACGGGCAAAATGGGCATTTTGCACGACATCAATCCTGTCCGCGTCAATTACATCCGCGATCTCGCCTGCCGGCATTTTCGCGTGGACGGCGCGGCCCGCGACCGTCACGACGCGCAGCCGCTCGCGGGGCTGCGGCTCGTCGATATCGGCTGCGGCGGCGGCATATTGAGCGAATCGCTGGCCGAGCTGGGCGCGAATGTCGCGGCCGTCGATCCCGCGCCCAATAATATAGAGGTGGCGCGCCGCCATGCGGAGCGCTCCGGCCTCGACATCGCCTATCGCAACAGCACCGCCGAGGCGCTGGCCGCGGAAGGCGCGCGCTTCGATATCGTCGTCGCCATGGAAGTGCTGGAGCATGTCGAAGGACAGAGCGATTTCGTCGCGACGCTCGCCTCGCTGGTCGAGCCCGGCGGAATGCTGTTTCTCGCCACGATAGACCGCACGCTGAAGAGCTATGCGCTGGCGATTCTGGGCGCCGAATATGTGCTGGGCTGGGTGCCGCGCGGCACGCATGACCATGACAAATTCGTGCGGCCCGACGAATTGTCCGCATGGCTGCGCCGCGCCGGGCTGCGCGAGATCGACCGCTCCGGCATGAGCTTCCAGCCGCTGACGCGCAGC
It encodes the following:
- the ubiG gene encoding bifunctional 2-polyprenyl-6-hydroxyphenol methylase/3-demethylubiquinol 3-O-methyltransferase UbiG — its product is MPQHHDRPHSASVDPKDVDRFDRLGELWWDATGKMGILHDINPVRVNYIRDLACRHFRVDGAARDRHDAQPLAGLRLVDIGCGGGILSESLAELGANVAAVDPAPNNIEVARRHAERSGLDIAYRNSTAEALAAEGARFDIVVAMEVLEHVEGQSDFVATLASLVEPGGMLFLATIDRTLKSYALAILGAEYVLGWVPRGTHDHDKFVRPDELSAWLRRAGLREIDRSGMSFQPLTRSWRKSHDTDVNYMMAAKKVG
- a CDS encoding aspartate kinase, whose translation is MARLVMKFGGTSVANVERIRNVALHVKREVEAGYKVAVVVSAMSGKTNELVAWCKDAAALHDQREYDAVVASGEQVTAGLLAIALQNIGLAARSWQGWQIPILTSDAHGSARIQSIDGSALRAGFDRGEVAVIAGFQGIHQPSGRITTLGRGGSDTSAVAVAAAIEADRCDIYTDVDGVYTTDPRVVPKARRMERIAFEEMLEMASLGAKVLQVRSVEVAMVHGVRTFVRSSFDDPARPNSGTLICKEEDIVEAQVVTGIAFSRDEAQITLRGVADKPGVAAAVFVPLAEAGVNVDMIVQVASDATMTDMTFTVPAAEYERCLSILEKAKSSIGYAGLTGAKDVAKVSAIGIGMRSHAGVAARAFKALAEKGVNIRAITTSEIKFSVLIDAAYTELAVRTLHSLYGLDAE
- a CDS encoding IS110 family transposase, which produces MKTKVSVLGIDIGKNICSLVGFDAAGTVVMRRRATRETLIGLAAKLPACVVAMEACCGAHHLGRVFAAHGHEVRLMSPEYVRPYVKAQKNDDRDAEGIAEAATRPTMRFVELKTQDQLDIQTLHRSRDRLVGERTALINQLRAILLERGIVVPKGKRHLADYLAVMLDEGGRHTLSDRMYRLVDDARTQWRELDKRIAAFDAEFTAFAKENEDARRLATIPGVGALIASALLAAIGKAETFEHGRDLAAWLGLVPRQATTGGKPKLLGISKRGNRYLRRQLIHGARAALPHVAKRDTSLGRWLTTLLARVHQNVAVVAFANKLARISWAVLRRGETFADKEAILAA